In Gigantopelta aegis isolate Gae_Host chromosome 14, Gae_host_genome, whole genome shotgun sequence, the following proteins share a genomic window:
- the LOC121388625 gene encoding uncharacterized protein LOC121388625 gives MSVIIRLQGLPWSASALDIRNFFKGLSIPAGGVHIIGGEKGDAFIAFSTDEDARQGMNKNFEMLSDSVIKLFLSSKTEMQNVIEQARAPIANSSPTVPEQSSKVPDPHGRPLDNDIYGGEPLSRNSSWGGAPKVEFQRQDPANVFKEPQSWYDGQQQADLQKYPRNDVYPDPGNYNYGQQDAGLNHPDADMIPKDSRAMPPEMRPSRPVGEPFAGGLKNEFRGPASMKPIDEPFPLDGRNKNWQGDYDPVSRGPREDMNYPPDIRNPQSARYEPSDGKFDSVRSQRDSFDPWSQNVQGPEEPDDIPQFDEYGRQIFPTEQRPFSQKPVGPTFKSNERPGAGFLPARNVPEVFEPGFKKGSQFPDDPDLRKETLMPPRGLTTGPKFGNEFPDDRDFRNTPRERQIFSRLDDKPDYLQDGTPRNPNLTNRPNVSERMSNSPASFSGMNQDQRSGYPQNQGAFPQADHFDPMNQGSSLNVPHGPRGPFRQDIMGARPEGPGGRFGPGEPRGRFPPDGPRHHFEGPVDRYPPEHVGEEFPPDVSGERFPPDRLRERFPPDGSGDRYALEGPMRRFGPEVRGGAYPADGPGGRMPPERLGRGRLGADGPHSRMPHEGIGGNFQPEGQGDIDSPPGPAGRIPMQGGVRNPPFAGPGGRFPPEGSRGRGRPGGPFRGPVPLLDVPTIGSDIQETDVERPGFPHIAGNVPKLQDSNALVKDNQQNLDKWKDGRQPYGDKSLKPENGQPVSKPAVPGKGLLGDAPPLAKPMPEDKDNRDLADRDNRHMGRPMPSRGSDDGHFGGGYGRRGNPDSARFSSRDIYRERDDRSRSRGRNEDRDYDRRGDSYYRSDRRDDHYRSSRYSDRDSRSYSERDRDRDQSRRDRDSRSDQSKSGSERDRESRSSQSKSSADKDSRGDSKGSSDKDSRTDSRGSKRIRSEDIRGSYHVVLHSMSSDVSYREVRRFFAPIEIPFDGLKLINDEQGRRTGQGYIKFASDMDVVNALKKAGTNMNGKKVQIQRCTKEDYETAVDSYIPDTDSPPMPQKRPKLNEPDSTKEQPQISTSPPFMAALKGLPPKITKQDIVQFLLGINIANGGDAVYIDIDQKGIGTGTVYVEVSTHEDLKKVFACECRTMGPRLIRVSQAKKEDIDAVLDHQKKFSHFESNLGDVDNRKLEFGKNDQSVLGKPPSDNEAKRIGKNDADSRVQEDSYFVCLNGLPPLCTQREIREFCQGLSIAPRGLQICHDGDGKPTGEAFLEFHSKEHHEGCLQLDKHNMGHNQISVVGVTKVEMVTRMRQARLVSKFGPTARNPLQSGGPPLIADTPDAPANDCTKSIPPGVLKRHWFYLRCSNLPLSVTIREILGFFQGHSPVPESIRLHYTGDGHPTGNAVVGFESRDEAMKAMHELNNALCRQNNVVINPASY, from the coding sequence ATGTCTGTAATCATCCGTTTGCAAGGCCTACCTTGGTCAGCCAGTGCTCTTGACATAAGAAACTTCTTCAAGGGTCTAAGTATTCCTGCTGGTGGAGTACACATAATCGGTGGTGAGAAGGGAGATGCATTCattgctttcagtacagatgaaGATGCTAGGCAAGGGATGAACaaaaattttgaaatgttaagtgACTCTGTGATTAAACTGTTCCTCAGTAGTAAAACTGAAATGCAAAATGTCATTGAACAAGCTAGAGCACCAATTGCGAACTCCAGCCCCACTGTTCCAGAACAGTCTTCTAAGGTGCCTGATCCACATGGAAGACCCTTAGATAATGATATTTATGGTGGAGAACCACTGTCACGAAATAGCAGTTGGGGAGGAGCACCAAAAGTTGAATTTCAAAGACAGGATCCTGCAAATGTGTTCAAAGAACCGCAGTCCTGGTATGATGGTCAGCAACAAGCAGACTTGCAAAAGTATCCAAGGAATGATGTCTACCCTGACCCTGGGAATTACAATTACGGACAGCAAGATGCTGGTTTAAACCATCCAGATGCAGATATGATTCCTAAAGATTCTAGAGCCATGCCTCCAGAAATGAGACCTTCAAGACCAGTAGGCGAACCTTTTGCAGGAGGGTTAAAAAATGAGTTTAGAGGTCCTGCAAGCATGAAACCAATTGATGAACCATTTCCACTTGATGGCAGAAACAAAAACTGGCAAGGTGATTATGACCCAGTAAGTCGTGGTCCACGAGAAGATATGAACTATCCACCAGATATCAGGAATCCACAAAGTGCTAGGTATGAACCATCTGATGGGAAGTTTGATTCTGTGCGTTCTCAAAGGGACAGCTTTGATCCTTGGAGTCAAAACGTACAGGGACCCGAGGAGCCTGATGATATCCCTCAATTTGATGAATATGGCAGACAAATATTTCCTACTGAACAGAGACCATTTTCTCAAAAACCAGTTGGGCCTACATTTAAAAGTAATGAAAGACCAGGTGCAGGTTTTTTGCCTGCTAGAAATGTTCCAGAGGTTTTTGAACCAGGTTTTAAAAAAGGTAGTCAATTTCCAGATGATCCAGATTTGCGAAAAGAAACTCTAATGCCTCCACGAGGACTAACCACTGGTCCTAAATTTGGGAATGAATTTCCTGATGATCGAGATTTCCGGAACACACCAAGAGAAAGGCAAATCTTTAGTAGATTGGATGACAAACCGGATTATCTTCAAGATGGTACTCCTAGAAATCCTAACCTAACAAACCGCCCAAATGTTAGTGAGAGAATGTCTAATTCCCCAGCAAGTTTTTCAGGGATGAATCAAGATCAGAGATCTGGTTATCCTCAGAATCAAGGTGCATTTCCACAGGCAGACCATTTTGATCCCATGAACCAAGGTTCCAGTCTTAATGTACCACATGGTCCAAGAGGACCATTTAGACAAGACATAATGGGAGCACGACCAGAGGGTCCAGGTGGAAGGTTTGGACCAGGTGAACCAAGGGGACGATTTCCTCCAGATGGACCTAGACATCATTTTGAAGGGCCTGTCGACCGATATCCTCCAGAACATGTGGGAGAAGAGTTTCCTCCAGATGTGTCAGGAGAAAGGTTTCCTCCTGATAGGTTGAGAGAAAGATTTCCACCAGATGGTTCTGGAGACAGATATGCATTAGAAGGACCAATGAGAAGATTTGGACCTGAAGTGCGGGGTGGTGCTTATCCAGCAGATGGACCTGGAGGAAGGATGCCTCCTGAACGACTTGGGAGAGGAAGGCTAGGAGCAGATGGACCACACAGTAGAATGCCTCATGAAGGTATAGGAGGAAATTTTCAACCTGAGGGCCAAGGCGATATAGATTCCCCTCCTGGGCCAGCTGGAAGAATCCCAATGCAAGGTGGAGTCAGAAATCCACCATTTGCAGGACCTGGAGGAAGATTTCCACCGGAAGGTTCAAGAGGGAGAGGGAGACCTGGTGGTCCATTTAGAGGTCCAGTACCACTTTTAGATGTTCCTACTATAGGGTCTGATATTCAAGAGACTGATGTTGAGAGACCAGGATTTCCTCATATTGCGGGCAATGTACCAAAATTACAGGATAGTAATGCTTTAGTTAAAGACAACCAACAAAACTTGGACAAATGGAAGGATGGCAGACAGCCTTATGGTGACAAGAGTTTAAAACCAGAGAATGGTCAACCTGTTAGTAAGCCTGCAGTTCCAGGTAAAGGATTGCTTGGAGATGCCCCACCACTGGCTAAGCCTATGCCTGAAGACAAAGACAATAGGGATCTCGCTGACCGTGACAACAGACACATGGGACGACCTATGCCTTCAAGAGGATCTGATGATGGACATTTTGGTGGTGGGTATGGTAGAAGAGGTAATCCAGATTCTGCAAGATTTTCTTCAAGAGACATTTATCGGGAGAGAGATGATAGGTCACGGTCCAGGGGAAGAAATGAAGATCGAGATTATGACAGAAGAGGTGACTCGTATTACAGATCAGACAGAAGAGATGATCATTATCGCAGTAGCCGCTACAGTGATCGAGATTCAAGAAGCTATTCGGAAAGAGATCGTGATAGAGATCAGTCAAGACGAGACAGGGATTCTAGATCTGATCAGTCAAAAAGTGGgtcagaaagagacagagaatcGAGATCTAGTCAGTCCAAGAGTTCTGCAGACAAGGATTCAAGAGGTGATTCTAAAGGTAGTTCTGACAAagacagcagaactgacagccgaGGCTCTAAACGGATTAGATCAGAAGATATTCGTGGATCTTATCATGTTGTACTTCATAGTATGTCATCAGATGTTTCATACCGTGAAGTCAGAAGATTCTTCGCACCCATCGAAATTCCATTTGATGGACTCAAACTAATTAATGATGAACAAGGTAGAAGAACCGGACAAGGTTACATCAAGTTTGCAAGCGACATGGATGTCGTCAATGCCCTTAAAAAGGCTGGAACAAATATGAATGGAAAGAAGGTTCAAATTCAGCGGTGTACTAAGGAAGATTATGAAACTGCTGTCGATTCATATATTCCTGACACGGATTCACCACCCATGCCTCAAAAGCGCCCCAAGCTAAATGAACCAGACAGTACCAAAGAACAGCCGCAGATAAGTACAAGTCCTCCATTTATGGCTGCATTGAAGGGATTGCCCCCAAAAATAACAAAGCAGGATATTGTTCAGTTTTTGTTGGGAATTAATATTGCTAATGGTGGAGATGCAGTGTATATTGACATTGATCAGAAAGGCATTGGAACTGGCACAGTTTATGTAGAAGTGTCCACACACGAAGATTTGAAGAAAGTATTTGCTTGCGAATGTAGGACCATGGGGCCCAGACTTATTCGTGTTAGCCAAGCAAAGAAAGAAGACATCGATGCAGTGTTAGATCATCAAAAGAAGTTCAGTCACTTTGAAAGTAATCTTGGAGATGTCGATAATAGAAAATTAGAATTTGGTAAAAATGATCAGTCTGTACTTGGAAAACCACCATCAGATAATGAAGCAAAACGAATTGGAAAAAATGATGCCGACAGTAGAGTACAAGAAGATTCCTACTTTGTGTGCTTGAATGGACTACCACCTCTTTGTACGCAGCGTGAAATCAGAGAATTTTGTCAAGGTTTGTCAATAGCTCCTCGTGGACTACAGATTTGCCATGATGGCGATGGCAAGCCAACTGGAGAGGCATTTCTCGAATTCCATTCAAAAGAACATCATGAAGGCTGTCTGCAACTTGACAAACACAACATGGGTCACAATCAGATATCGGTAGTAGGTGTTACTAAAGTTGAAATGGTGACACGGATGCGTCAAGCACGATTGGTCTCCAAGTTCGGACCGACAGCACGAAACCCCTTGCAGTCTGGTGGTCCTCCACTGATTGCAGACACCCCTGATGCTCCTGCTAATGACTGCACTAAATCCATACCTCCAGGAGTTCTGAAGAGACACTGGTTCTATCTGCGATGTTCCAATCTGCCCCTGTCGGTGACCATAAGGGAAATCCTGGGCTTTTTTCAAGGTCACAGTCCTGTGCCGGAGTCTATTCGTCTGCACTACACTGGAGATGGACATCCCACGGGGAATGCAGTGGTCGGGTTCGAGTCGCGGGACGAAGCTATGAAAGCCATGCACGAGCTGAACAACGCACTTTGCCGACAGAACAATGTGGTCATCAACCCAGCATCTTATTAG